The Solenopsis invicta isolate M01_SB chromosome 12, UNIL_Sinv_3.0, whole genome shotgun sequence genome window below encodes:
- the LOC113004280 gene encoding uncharacterized protein LOC113004280, whose translation MAILNVMFCILVVLTCVIVSTTLVQGRSLRRRHGHHALSDYLEKSLPRDLSERLEDDLEYYPDFYGQAKKRKHAQLLDHSEYEEYEDLEERVPPFLLRYEHEDGSRGRESLRRKEDFLLKHDDFDAFSRIVARRKRNNKHGGMRNQDKRNLQHRRNFLEMEVKMAQNRSICNYTVESVPDLYGSRIPRNLEHVRCNHLGSSCQGTNSYCCIQTYKNIEVSYGNGHNETMKLYVGCVCASNSHSLIQSLARLDD comes from the coding sequence ATGGCGATATTGAACGTCATGTTTTGCATACTTGTTGTTCTCACCTGTGTCATCGTCAGCACGACGCTCGTTCAAGGTCGGAGTCTAAGACGACGGCACGGGCATCACGCTCTCTCCGATTATCTCGAGAAATCGCTGCCGCGAGATCTGTCGGAACGTCTCGAGGATGATCTGGAATACTATCCCGATTTTTACGGACAGGCGAAAAAGCGCAAGCATGCCCAACTTCTGGATCATTCCGAGTACGAGGAGTACGAGGACTTGGAGGAGCGAGTACCACCGTTTCTCCTTCGATACGAACACGAAGACGGATCGAGAGGTCGCGAGTCCTTACGACGAAAGGAGGATTTCCTTCTCAAGCACGACGACTTCGACGCCTTCTCAAGAATTGTCGCTAGAAGAAAACGTAACAACAAACACGGGGGCATGAGAAATCAAGACAAGAGGAACCTGCAACATCGTCGCAATTTCTTAGAGATGGAGGTGAAGATGGCGCAGAACCGCTCTATCTGCAACTACACCGTGGAGTCGGTACCGGACCTATACGGTTCCCGGATACCGAGAAATCTGGAACACGTGAGATGCAATCACCTCGGTAGCAGCTGTCAGGGCACCAACTCCTACTGCTGCATACAGACGTACAAAAATATCGAGGTGTCCTATGGCAACGGCCACAATGAGACAATGAAACTGTACGTAGGCTGCGTGTGTGCCTCAAATTCGCATTCGTTGATACAGTCGCTGGCACGTCTTGACGATTGA